The Antarcticibacterium flavum genome contains the following window.
TAAAACCTTACCATGTTGATGAATTATTTGAAGAGATCAAACCTCTGGTGAATAACGACCAGATTTTTGTCTCTATTATGGCAGGTGTAACAATAGAAAAAATCCAGGCAGGCCTGGGCGTCAAAAAAGTTGTAAGAGCAATGCCAAACCTTCCTGCGCAGGTAGGAAAAGGGGTTACTTCTTATACTGAAGCCAAAGAGGTTTCCCGGGTGGAATTATTGATGATAAGGAACCTGCTTGATACCACAGGAGAATCCATTAAGGTAGAGAATGAGAATTATATAGATGCCTCAACAGGAATCTCGGGGAGCGGGCCCGCCTATGTATTTTACTTTATGCAATCGATGCTGGAAGCCGCCTTAAAAATGGGCTTTTCAAAAAACGATTCCAAGGTTCTTGTATCACAAACATTTGAGGGAGCTGTGGAGTTATTTAACCAGAGTGATCTTTCACCTGAAACATGGATGGAGAGAGTTGCTTCAAAAGGGGGTACAACAAGGGCTGCACTGGATTCCATGGAGGATAATAATGTAAAGGAATTGATCAAGGATGCTGCTTATGCAGCCTTTGACAGGGCAGTAGAATTAGGTAAACAATAAGCTTGATAAAAAAAGAAGTATTCGAAAATGAATAATATGGAAGTGAAAAGAATCGTAGTAAAAGTTGGTACGAATGTAATGACCAATAAAGACAACAGAATTCTGGGGCCGGTACTTAAACACCTGGTTGAGCAAATCGCGACATTATATGAGCAGGACATAATGGTAGTCCTGGTTTCATCTGGTTCTGCCATTGCAGGGAAAGAGATCCTGGGGGAAATAGGGATCACAGATCCCTCTAAAAGAAGGCAGGTATACTCATCTGTTGGACAACCAAGAATGATGAGACATTATTACAGTATTTTCCATGATTATGGGATGCGCTGTGCACAGGTGCTTGCAACCAAAAGGGATTTTAGCCCGGGGCTGCACCGTGAGAATATGATAAATTGTTATGAGTCCTTACTGGCAGAAGGAATTATACCTATAGCAAATGAGGATGATGCAGTTTCTGTAACCATGTCCATGTTTAGTGATAATGATGAACTGGCCAGCCTTGTAGCTGAGTTAATCAATGCAGATGCCCTTATCATATTAAGCGATACCGAGGGCTTGTATACTGGTCATCCAGATGATGAGGACTCAGAAAAACTCTCTAAGGTCCAAATTGATGAGAATGTCGAAAAGTACGTCCAGGAAAGCGGCAAGGGCGAAGGTGAAGGACGCGGAGGAATGGAATCCAAAATAAAGATCGCCAAAGGTACAGCTGCCAAGAATATAACCACATATATCGCAAATGGTAAGAGGCCAAATGTGATCCTGGATATAGTGGCAGGAAAACCTGTAGGAACGAAATTTACGGCTTAGGTCTAGTCGTTAGTGAAAATAAAATAAGAACTTAGAAATTGAAATTATGAAGCTGATAGATACAAATACAAAGAATAATGTCCTTAGATCCATGATTCAAATCCTGGATAGAAGAAGAGAGGAAATAATAAAAGCCAATGAAGATGACCTTGAGGCATTTGGGGAAACAGGGGGTGCGATGTATGATCGCCTAATCGTAAATGATAAAAAAGTGGATGGAATGATCCAAAGTGTGAAGGAAGTAATGGAGCAGGAAGATCCTGTTGGACAGGAGATCTCTCACCGGGTGCTGGAAAGCGGACTGGACATTACCAATAAAACTGCACCTTTTGGAACTATTATGATCATTTACGAATCCAGGCCAGATGTTACGATTGAAGCAGCCGTACTGGCTTTTAAGGCCAATAATAAGATCTACCTGAAAGGAGGTAAGGAAGCCAACCATAGCAATAAAGTCCTGGTAGAATGCTGGCATGAGGCACTTAAAGAAAATGGCCTGGAATCCAACTGGATAGAGCTTCTCCAGCTTAACAGGGAGGAAACCCAGGAATTCCTGAAGAATCCACCAGAAAAACTGGACCTTATTGTTCCCCGTGGAGGTGAAAGGCTCATCGCCTTTGTAAAACAACATGCTACGGGAGCAGTTCTTGTGAGCGGCCGTGGAAACAATTTCCTGTATGTTTCCAAAAATGCCGATTTTGATACAGCCAAAAAAGTGATCCTGAATGCTAAAACAGATAAGATCTCGGGATGTAATGCACTGGATAAAGTTTTAATTGATAGATCACTTCCCAATTATGAGGAGAGGCTAAAGGAATTACAGGAGCTTATGAAGAAGAATCAGGTCCAAATCCTGGTGGATGAAGAGGTAAGCAAGGTTCTTACAAAAGAAGAAAAAATCCCTGAAGAAAACACCTGGTACGAAGAATTCCTCGCAATGAAAATTGTT
Protein-coding sequences here:
- a CDS encoding glutamate-5-semialdehyde dehydrogenase; amino-acid sequence: MKLIDTNTKNNVLRSMIQILDRRREEIIKANEDDLEAFGETGGAMYDRLIVNDKKVDGMIQSVKEVMEQEDPVGQEISHRVLESGLDITNKTAPFGTIMIIYESRPDVTIEAAVLAFKANNKIYLKGGKEANHSNKVLVECWHEALKENGLESNWIELLQLNREETQEFLKNPPEKLDLIVPRGGERLIAFVKQHATGAVLVSGRGNNFLYVSKNADFDTAKKVILNAKTDKISGCNALDKVLIDRSLPNYEERLKELQELMKKNQVQILVDEEVSKVLTKEEKIPEENTWYEEFLAMKIVLGSVGNMEEAIEKINKYSGGHSASIISTNKEEAMNFMEQVDSAAVYHNASTRFTDGGQMGVGAELAISTDKLHHRGPLGLKQLVTNKYYVLGEGHVRV
- the proB gene encoding glutamate 5-kinase gives rise to the protein MEVKRIVVKVGTNVMTNKDNRILGPVLKHLVEQIATLYEQDIMVVLVSSGSAIAGKEILGEIGITDPSKRRQVYSSVGQPRMMRHYYSIFHDYGMRCAQVLATKRDFSPGLHRENMINCYESLLAEGIIPIANEDDAVSVTMSMFSDNDELASLVAELINADALIILSDTEGLYTGHPDDEDSEKLSKVQIDENVEKYVQESGKGEGEGRGGMESKIKIAKGTAAKNITTYIANGKRPNVILDIVAGKPVGTKFTA
- the proC gene encoding pyrroline-5-carboxylate reductase; amino-acid sequence: MRLLVIGAGNMGLTYSEGMAKSSLLNRHKLMIYDKSPELVVSLSKIEHFDVYDNIEECLPEADVVFLAVKPYHVDELFEEIKPLVNNDQIFVSIMAGVTIEKIQAGLGVKKVVRAMPNLPAQVGKGVTSYTEAKEVSRVELLMIRNLLDTTGESIKVENENYIDASTGISGSGPAYVFYFMQSMLEAALKMGFSKNDSKVLVSQTFEGAVELFNQSDLSPETWMERVASKGGTTRAALDSMEDNNVKELIKDAAYAAFDRAVELGKQ